DNA sequence from the Shewanella piezotolerans WP3 genome:
CGTCTTCAAGTTTGTAACCCATTTTTTTGTTAAGGTGCCGCTATTATCTGTCATCTTGCTTGCCGGAGCACTTTACCTAACAATAGAGGATGCTAAAGAGCTAGCAACAGGTATGCTGCCAGATGAAGATGCAAGCGCAGTATTTGTTGTAGGCTCATTTCCCGCAGGTACCGCGCTCCCAGTCACTGATGCGTATACGTTAGAGTTAGTTGAAAAACTACAGGATATAGAGGGAGTATCGAATTCAATCTCAGCCTCGGGTTTTAACTTAATTACCAGCACCGCCGATATGGGCAGCTTTCTTTTACTGCTAAACCTAAAGCCGATGGATAGCCGTGAGCTAAGCGATAACCAAGTGATAGAGGCGGCAAATGCAGTCATTGCCGAAACTGGCGTAGAAGCATTTGCTTTTAAACCGCCAGTCATCCCAGAACTGGGCTTAGTTGATGGCGTCAGCTTTGTTATTAAGGATGCAAAAGGCTATAGCCCTGGTGAAATGTTTGAAATTTCAAACTCTATCATCGCACAGCTCAGTAGCTTTGAAGATGATGTGGCGCTGGCTATGACCCAGTACGCCGTAGATAAACCGTCGATAAAGCTAGAGATAAAACGACAAGAGCTCAATAAATATGGGATCTCATTTGCTGATACCGTCACAGGTATGCAGGCTCATTTTGGTGGCAGTTACATCAACACCTTCAATATGAATGGCCGCAATTACAAAGTTATGGTGCAAAACTCACCTGAATACCGCACCTCAGCCGAATCCCTCAAAGCGATTAAACTAAGCCAAGCCAACGGAACCCATATTAGTGCAGACAAAATTTTTGATATTAGTGAAGAGCTAGCACCTAACTTTATCAACCGCTTCAATGCGCAGCAATCAGTTGCTTTTGATGTCATTCCAGTCAGTGCCACTGGCGACGTCATCAATCTAATCAACGAGCTTGAGTTACCGACAGGGATCTCAGTTGAATTTACAGGCGCCTCAGCCGAGGAGGTAAAAGCGGGGAATCAGGCTATTATCGTGCTGGCACTGGCACTACTCGTCACCTACATGGTGCTGGTCGCTCAGTATGAGAGCTGGTTAATACCTGCAGCTATCATGTTAGTCGTTCCCACCGCTGTTATCGGCATTGTGTATGGCGTTATATACCTGCAAGGCGACATTAATATTCTCACTCAACTTGCCGCTGTATTATTGGTTGGGATGAGCGTACGTAATGCTATTCTGATTATAGAATATGCCAAAGATTTGCGAGAAAAAGGCATGGCGATTAAGACTGCAGCAGTCGAGGCTATGCGACTTAGAGCACGCGCCGTATTCATGACAGCATTCAGTTTTGGTGTCGGACTTGTGCCGCTGATGATGGCTGATGCGATAGGCAATGGCGCGCAACAAGCCCTAGGTTATGCAAGCTTTGGCGGTATCGTTTCAGCTACCTTTATTGGTTGCATCTTTGCTTGTGTATTCTTTGTTATCTTGCAAAACACCCGAGAATGGTTCAAGCCACAGGCCAGTTGCCTATTAGCCAGCAGCTAATCATCCAAGCTTTTGCACTATCAATAACTAAAGCACCACAGCCACTGTGGTGCTTTATGACTTTAAGTCGTTAGCGGCTAAACCGTTAGCTACTTCGCCATAATATACTCAGCAGCATCAACAAGCTTGCGGTCATTGGGATCAGAGATATTGGTTTTCCAGACCACTTCACCCAGTCTATTAATATAAAAAGTCGTTGGCGTCCCTTTAACACCGTAAGCCGCAGCCACACTATCACCATCAATTAAAGTGGGTATGTGAATTCCCCGAGCTAATAAAGTCTCAGCAGGTTTCGCTCCCTCATCTTCATTAAAGCTAATCGCCAACACTTGCAGATCGCTGGCTTGATTATCTAGCCTGATCTTTTCTAATCCGGGTTGCAGCTTTTTACAATAAGGGCACCAGGTCGCCCAAAAATGTATAATCAGTGGCTTGCCTTTATAGTCGGCTAATGCGTGTATTTGACCGCGGCTATCTTTCAGTGAGAAGTCAGCTGCCAGCGGCTTTGATTCAGCAGCTTGTAGCGCTGCTGAAAATACAGCAATAGCTAATACTAGAGCGGCGAAGAACAGATGCGAAACTTCAATAAGTCTGCTTCGATGGAGTAGATTGTTAACTGTTAAGTACATATAACCTCATTACTGGCTTGGCAGTCTATTTCAACTCGTTACGGCACCTACTGGCCTCATTAACCGTTTGATAACTCGTTTTTCGACAAGCAGATACTACTGGTTTATATACAGACCGCACCTTAACGGATATTCATTCAAACAATATTATTTGATGCTTTTTAAAGGGGAGTGTTCACTAATTCAAAGCGTTCTAAAGGCTAATACCAATCAGTATAAAGATTTGATCGCTCAGCGAGAGTTTAGCGACCTTTGAGGTAAGGTCATTAAATGCTCCTGCATTAATGACATTCACCACATCCATGTGGTTAGCAATGAATGAAGAACATCGTTATTCTACATTCAAATTCATTAACGCAGCATCAAAGCCGCTAAAACTCGCCTGTAGGAGTGTTTTTGGCTTGCTACTTCTGCTTTGAACAAACTCATAAGGGAATAACCATTATGTCATTTATTCGCCTTGAATTAGCTTGCCAAAAACACTCTGAGTAGATCAACTTCTTATACTGATTGGTATAACCGTTGAAATTTATTGTTGCTCTGCAGTGTCTTTGTCTAAAGTTAACTTAGGCTAATCTTTGAGGCTGCACCAATGAAAATATCGATTTCAGGCACAGAGACCATCAATGTGTTTCAACTGACTGCAGTGTTCAGTATGTTGTTTGCTTTAGTGGGCTTTAGCTATAACGTGTGGCGCATGGAGATCACCGAATACAACAACAATGTCCGCTCAGCAAGCTTCGAACTGCTACTACAACTTTCAGATTTAGAGTCTATTATTTACGCGGCACATTATGATCAAGATATCATCCAAGGCAGCCCTCGAAAAGGTTGGATTAAAGTCAATCTTATCGCAGATTTAAGTGTGGTTACCGAACCCGAAATTCAATCAGCGGCTGAGGCGTTAAAAAGCAACTGGCAACTCAATTGGGAGAATGTGGCAAGCGATGAAAATAGTGCCATGCAGGTAGTAGAAAAAATTGATGATACTCGCTTAAAAGTGCGACAGTTGCTCGTCTCTCTCAATTAGCGTCATCATATTCCTGACTTCGCCGGTTAGCTTTATCAATAAATTTGCTGCACTGAACACATCAAAAAAAGTACGCTGTTGTTACAATCATCAGTAAAGAATCAGCCTCACCATTGTGGCTGCCACTTAGTTTAATCAAGTGCTATAAAAGCGATATCGATAAAGGATAGTAATGACACTAACACGTTCAATAGGCCAGCAATGGAGTAAGTCAATTCTTGCCCAGCGTTTAGCGTTAACACTTAGAGAATGTGAAGCAGTGCAGCAATTATTTGGTGGCGCCACTCAGTTAACAACGGTCACTAACACCATAGCGGCATTAACCTTTATAGAGGGAACCCCAATTTGGTTACCACCTCTTGAAAGCACAGATGAAACACCGCTGTCAGACTCTTTAACCCTACACTGCCTATTCACAGCAAGTCATTTATTGTTTGTCAAAGAGATAGAGCAAAAGCCATTGAGCCAAGCAGAACACTTAGTGTTGACCATTGGCTTTCAATGGAGCCAAACACTCGTTAACAGCGAGTTGTTCGAGTCATTAACCGCTGACAGCAAAAAGCAGTGCCAACTACTACAAACCATCAACAGTCAGCTTGAAAAGGTTCGTTTAGATAAGCGTCAATCTAGCCGTAACATGGGGAGTTAAAACCAAGCTAAACAATAATAAAAAAGCCCGCAACTGGATCAGCTGCGGGCTTTATTTATACCTATCTATCTAGCGATATAAACGTGTCTCTTTTGGCAGCAATTGAAAATCTTGCTGCATCTGCAGTAAGAAATCACTAGCTAACAAAGCGATACCACGGTAGAAGTCACTGCTGCTATGGAGCTGCGCCAATTCAAAACAACGGTGCGCCCAAGGTAACAAGTGTTGCTGCAGCAGTACTTGAGTAAAGCGGACTAACGCTTGATTATCGGTTTCCAGCTGCAGACGACCAAAGGTCTGATCTAATACCGCAAAGAAAAGCCCGATATGATCAAGTGGCTGCGGGTAATCAACATCAACGTCTACACCATTGGCCTGATAAAAATCCATCAGCGCCATAGTGGAGCGATCATTAAGCAGCTGCTCTTCACTCAAATAGACCGAACCTTGTGGCACTGCATTAGGCTCACCTGGACCAAAAAAAAGCTGGCCATAGTCGAGCTTCAACTCAATAAGTTCAGCCTCATGAGTGTCGGTTGGCCATTGTGCTAAAAACGCAGCCAGTGCCTCACGTCCTGTGCTATTTTGATCTCGGTTGGCAAACGTTGGCCAACTACCAGCAACGTCACAATCCTTAAGCCCTTGCACTAGCTCGGCCTCTGGATGACGAATAAGGCAATGGTGCAAAATGCGCGCTAGCCCTTGATACTCAGCAAAATCTATCGACGCTATATTTGAAGACATGGTTCACCTTTAACACGACGCTGGACTCATTCTAGCCACAGCTTTTATTACACTAGGGATTAACGAATAGCGCCAGTTTTTGACGCTATTCGTTGGCACGTTAAACCTCAGATGGGTTTAAAATGCTACCTTCGCCACTACCTGCCGGGCTACCATTGACGTTAGCCTTGATAATAAGGTTTGGTGAGGTAATTGATGGTGATGGCAGTGGCGCAATATGTCCATCGCCGTCGCCGTACTTCTCACGCAAGTTATCCATAGTGTCAAAATCAAGTGCACGCAGTGGACATGACTCAACACATACAGGCTTACGACCATCAGCAATGCGCTCAAAGCAACCATCACACTTAGTCATCACTTTGCGTTCACGGTCAATTTGCGGAGCATCGTATGGACAAGCACGTGAACAGCTTTCACAACCGATACAAATGTCTTCTGCCACATGCACTAGACCATCTTCACGACGTTTGTGCATCGCCCCCGTAGGGCAAGCTTTAACACAAACAGGCTCAGAGCAATGGTTACAACCAATTGACATGTAATAAGCAAATACATTTTGCTCAAAACAGCCGTTGTTACCTACAGTCCATTCACCGCCACCGTATTCATACACTCGACGCCAAGTGACACCGTTTAGCGCTGGCAAGGTGTTATCTTGCGGGTTGCTATTGTTACGGATCTCATTGCTTTGACGGTCTTTACAAGACACGTGACACGCTTTACAACCAGTACACT
Encoded proteins:
- a CDS encoding TorD/DmsD family molecular chaperone; the protein is MSSNIASIDFAEYQGLARILHHCLIRHPEAELVQGLKDCDVAGSWPTFANRDQNSTGREALAAFLAQWPTDTHEAELIELKLDYGQLFFGPGEPNAVPQGSVYLSEEQLLNDRSTMALMDFYQANGVDVDVDYPQPLDHIGLFFAVLDQTFGRLQLETDNQALVRFTQVLLQQHLLPWAHRCFELAQLHSSSDFYRGIALLASDFLLQMQQDFQLLPKETRLYR
- a CDS encoding peroxiredoxin family protein, which produces MYLTVNNLLHRSRLIEVSHLFFAALVLAIAVFSAALQAAESKPLAADFSLKDSRGQIHALADYKGKPLIIHFWATWCPYCKKLQPGLEKIRLDNQASDLQVLAISFNEDEGAKPAETLLARGIHIPTLIDGDSVAAAYGVKGTPTTFYINRLGEVVWKTNISDPNDRKLVDAAEYIMAK
- a CDS encoding efflux RND transporter permease subunit; this translates as MFKLFIERPKLAIIISLFITLIGVIAALQSPIGRYPDVAPVTIEVSTFMDGASAEVITKSVAPEIEKQVNGVSGMDYMQSTSGADGTYTLTITFANGTDPDTANNLVQNRVNLALPELPADASKNGVKVEKVSNGLLIGLAINDPSGKATDTEISGFSGGILKESLQRVNGVSKVDVLGEKKYSMRVWLNPNAMSHLFVNVGDIQAAINAQNKISSAGSVVSNTLEYSVSVDGGLSSAEEFGNIVVRGEHFKKPVLLKDVATIELGAEVYTANAYAGISAGSVLFIYKDPSANAIEVGKAVQAITTSLETDYQIQTVYDATAFVIGAIDNVLETLVLAIIIVALITLVFMQSFRLTLITCAAIPVSLVGTFAAMAALGIDINIISMLGLVMAIGIVVDAAIIVIEAAEHELQEQPQLTPKQAVSASLGKVVSPIIASALVLLAVFAPTIFMSGMTGIIYSEFGIVLSVAVLVSTLVALTLTPALCALFMKPPKKGFIARSLEKLIGVKITVFKFVTHFFVKVPLLSVILLAGALYLTIEDAKELATGMLPDEDASAVFVVGSFPAGTALPVTDAYTLELVEKLQDIEGVSNSISASGFNLITSTADMGSFLLLLNLKPMDSRELSDNQVIEAANAVIAETGVEAFAFKPPVIPELGLVDGVSFVIKDAKGYSPGEMFEISNSIIAQLSSFEDDVALAMTQYAVDKPSIKLEIKRQELNKYGISFADTVTGMQAHFGGSYINTFNMNGRNYKVMVQNSPEYRTSAESLKAIKLSQANGTHISADKIFDISEELAPNFINRFNAQQSVAFDVIPVSATGDVINLINELELPTGISVEFTGASAEEVKAGNQAIIVLALALLVTYMVLVAQYESWLIPAAIMLVVPTAVIGIVYGVIYLQGDINILTQLAAVLLVGMSVRNAILIIEYAKDLREKGMAIKTAAVEAMRLRARAVFMTAFSFGVGLVPLMMADAIGNGAQQALGYASFGGIVSATFIGCIFACVFFVILQNTREWFKPQASCLLASS
- a CDS encoding DMSO/selenate family reductase complex B subunit, producing MTEPTQYGFYVDSTKCTGCKACHVSCKDRQSNEIRNNSNPQDNTLPALNGVTWRRVYEYGGGEWTVGNNGCFEQNVFAYYMSIGCNHCSEPVCVKACPTGAMHKRREDGLVHVAEDICIGCESCSRACPYDAPQIDRERKVMTKCDGCFERIADGRKPVCVESCPLRALDFDTMDNLREKYGDGDGHIAPLPSPSITSPNLIIKANVNGSPAGSGEGSILNPSEV